ACCCGAAGCTGATGGTTTCGTGTGGCTCGATCCATGCGATGGGGTATTGACGCTGGTTTAGAAGCGTCCTTCGTGCGCGTTCATTGAGCGCAAATTCGCCAGAATCCGCAGTCTTTCTCATGTTTTGACCTGTCTGAAAGGCTGCTTTGGGCATTGGCATAACTTATGCAACATTGCGAATCCGATTTCGTTTTGCACCCGATGACGTCGAATTAAACGACGATCGATTGGCTTCGAACCTCTTCCACTCAGACTTCAACAAAGTGAAAGGACTTTGGGGGTACTTGGATTTGTAGCTAACTGGATGGCTCTGGATATGAAACTTACAAATGAAAGCCGATATACCAAACCAAACCTACGACGTGAGATCCGCCGACGCTTGCTGCAGGGGAACGTTGGGGGGGAACCCGGACAGTGGTCGGCCAGAAAGGCACAACTGCTGGTAAGGGAATACGAGAACCGCGGCGGTGGTTATCGAAGGACTGCTTCTCCCAACACTTTGCGCTCGCAGAGTTCCATCACTCCGCGCCCTGGGTTGGCATAGTCTTCTGCGCTTTGCATCAAGCGAAATGGACGATCTGGCAATCGGCATCGATGGCACGCTTGCCAGCTACTGCCGGGGACGCATCCAGCATTTGCGGAGCTGGATTCAACACTTGCGTGTCGGCTGTACTTGGACGCTAGCAGGCAATGGGATCTGGGGTAAACTGACCCAAGACCGGTAATCTCTTATCGGCGTGCCCCTCCACCCCCAGTTTCTCGGGGACAGCGGTTTTCCGAACTGCTTCAGCCGTACATGTCCGAATTTTTTCAAAAGCTTTTCGACACCGACGATTTCCCCGCTCGGTGGCACTGTGGAAACTGGTCTGACTTCCTCGGCTGGCTACACATTGTTTCCGATCTGGCAACTTTTTGTGCCTACTTTGCGATTCCGATCGCGCTAATTTATTTCGCACGCAAGCGGAAAGACTTTCCCTATCCCAGGCTGTTTTGGTTGTTCGCTTCGTTCATCCTGGCCTGTGGGACGGTGCACGCGATCGAAGCGATCATTTTCTGGCATCCCATCTACCGCATCTCGGGCTTGGTCAAAGCTGTGATGGCTGTCGTCTCTTGCACCACCGTGGTGGTTTTGATTCGACACATGCCTCAGTTGATGAAGCTTCCTTCAATCGCGGCAACGATCGATCAGCTGAAAGAAGAGATTGTTCATCGTGAAGAAACAGAGGCGAAGCTTCGTGAAGCCAAGGATCGCCATGATGCAATTTTGCGAGGTACACGCAGTATCATTTGGACGGCGGATCCCGAAGGCGAATTCATCACGCCACAGATTTCTTGGGAACGTTATACCGGCCAGACTTGGGAGCAGCACAAAGCGGCAGGTTGGTTAAACGTCATTCACGAAGACGACCGCGCACAGCTTGCTCGAAATTGGCAGCGTGCTGTCGCTCAAGGGGCGCTGTACCAGACCACTGGGCGAATTTGGCATAACGACAGCCGGACTTACCGGCGATTCATTGTCGAAGCCGTGCCCGTGCACAATGCCGATGGAACGACTCGCGAATGGGTCGGAACGATCAGCGATGTCGAAGATCAGTATCAGGCCGAAACGAGCCTCGGCGTCATTCGCACCGAACTTGAACGTCAGAAACGTGAGCTGGAACTGATCTATCAGGCGGCGCCGGTGGGAATGTGCCTTGTTGATACCGACCGATGTTTTCTACGGGTGAACGAAGCGCTCGCGGAGATTGACGGTCTTTCAATCGACGACCATATCGGTCGGCACATTGATGAAGTCGTGCCAACACTGACAAGTCAGCTCGATCCGATTTACCAGCAAGTGTTCGAAACCGGACAGGAAATGGTTGGCATCGAGATCGTCGGAAAGACATCCGTCTCGCCCGAGCGTCGGACTTGGCTCGCGAGTTTCTACCCGCTTTGGCTGGCATCCGATGGTGATGTTGAGCAAACCGATGGATCGGTCACCGCAGTCAGTGCGATCATCCAAGACATCACCGAACGCAAGGCGCAAGAGCGGCGGTTGAAGAAAAGCGAAAAGGCTGCCCAAGCGGCCAGTCGGAGCAAAAGCGAATTCCTGGCAAACATGAGTCACGAGATTCGCACTCCGATGTCGGCGATCCTCGGATACGCTGACGTGTTGCTTGGGCATCTCGCCGATCCAGACAATCGAAATTGCGTTTTGATCATGAAACGCAACGGCGAATATTTGCTTGAATTGATCAACGACATTCTAGACCTATCCCGCATCGAAGCAGGCAAGCTGGACATCGACCCGCAAGATTGCATGTTGCCCGAACTGGTAGCCGATATCCAATCTTTGATGCAGGTCCGGGCCGAAGAAAAGGGTGTGGAATTCGATATCCGTTTCGACGGCAAAGTCCCACGGGTGATTAGTGCCGATCCCAAACGTTTGCGACAGGTGTTGATCAATTTGATCGGCAATGCGATCAAGTTTACCGAAGAAGGTCGAGTCGTCCTGAAAGTCAAATTCCTTCGTGACGAATTACCACGTGTGGAATTCGCCGTTGAAGACACTGGGATCGGAATGACCGAGGAGCAAATCGAACGTTTGTTCAAGCCATTCTCGCAGGGCGATTCATCGGTTCGGCGAAAATTTGGAGGCAGCGGTCTGGGCTTAGCCATTAGCCACAGGTTGGTCGACATGATGCAAGGCGAAATGGACTTGCAGAGTGACTTTGGTGAAGGGTCGACGTTCTATGTTCGGTTGCCGTTGGAACCCGACGGCCAGCTGGAATTGATTCGCCCCAGTCTGGTTGTCCGTCAAGCACCTGAGGAACCGGTCTCCAGAAAGATGCCTCGGCTTTCGGCAAAGGTATTGGTGGTCGATGATCGACGTGACATCCGACACATCAGCCAGCACTTTTTGGAAAAAGCTGGTGCCAATGTCGTAACGGCGGAAGACGGCGGTGAAGCCATCCGTGTCGTTAGTGACATGTTAGGGCAAGGTGATATGTTTGACTTGATCGTCATGGACATGCAAATGCCCAATGTCGATGGACTCGAGGCGACCGCGCGTCTGCGTTCGATGGGCGTTGATTGGCCGATCATCGCATTGACCGCCGACGCGATGAAAGGCGACCGGCAACGTTGTCTTAATGCGGGTTGCGACGACTATTTGTCAAAACCTATCGACCACGCCAAGCTTGTCGCGATGGCGGTCAGGTACACTCAGGAACTGGATCGCGAAACGCTACGAATGCGACGGAAAGATCGTGCCGATCAGTTAAAAGATGAACTTGATGATCGCGTTTAGCCGTCCCGTAGGGTAGGGCAGTGTTTGATTTGTCTGCCGCTAAGGTCATTTAGTGCCATGCCCGGTAACCTTGTAGTGCGTGAAAGTTGACATGCGTCTGGCGCCTTGTCAGGCTGGTGCGGTACCCCACTGATCGCATCCGCAGGGCGACCCCGCAAATGTCTGGATCGAGTTCGATTCAAAAAATGCGTCTGGGCATGCTTGTCCTCATCGGCACGTGTGTCATGGCTGTCATTGGCTACACGCTTGCCGGTTGGACCGTACTCGATTCTGTGTACATGGTCGCGATCACCGTGTTCGGCGTTGGCTATGGTGAAGTGCGTCCGATCGATGATCCGGGACTAAAGCTATTCACGTTGCTGGTAGTCGTGACCGGTTGCAGTTCCGGGATTTATGTTCTTGGCGGCTTCGTTCAGATGATCGCCGAAGGGGAGATTCAACGTGCCTTGGGAGCCCGCCGAATGAGCCGTGGAATTGAACAGACCAGCAACCATGCGATCATTTGTGGCTACGGACGTGTCGGCCAGACTTTGGTTGCCGAACTTCGGCCTTCAGGCATCCCGATGGTTGTTGTCGATCGTGATCCCGATCGCTTGTTGGATGCCGAACGGAACGGAGTCTATGTGATTGTCGGCGATGCCTCCGATGAGACCGTTTTAAAGCGTGCCGGTATCGAACGGGCAAGTGTGCTTGCCACGGTACTCAATGGTGATGCTCACAACGTTTTTGTCACGCTGACCGCACGTGAATTGAACGATTCGATTCAGATCATCGCCCGCGGGGAATCAGAAGCAACCGAGCGAAAACTTCTGCGCAGCGGTGCCGACCGAGTTGTCTTGCCGACGATGATTGGTGCAACAAAAATCGCCAATCTGATTTCCTGCCCAAGTGTGGAATCGCTTGTCGGGGATGCGAAAGCCTTCGCCCGAATGAACCAAGACCTTGATGTGTTTGGTCTGGGAATGTTGGAAATACCGATCAAAGAAAATTCGGCATTGGCAGGTGCCAGCATTAAAGAAATTGAATTGACCGGCGATGGCGGCAATGTCGTTGTAGCGCTCTGTCGCATTAACGGTGACGTCTTGCGAAACCCCAAACACACCGACCAAGTCCACGCGGGCGACCGACTGATCGTGCTCTCGCACAAAGAGGACCTCCCCGCTGTGACTCGCAAGGCGTCACAGCAGGGCGGAACGATGGTTTACCGCGGTACGAAATACTCATCGTGATTATTGCGAAGGCCCAGCGATTGGATCGCTATTGACCGATCGCTTCATCAATGATTTCTCGATTCGCACGTGTGCCTAAAGCTCCCCAGAGACCGTAGGGGCTGGGCATACCGGGTGAACGTTCGGCAGTCCCGTTCCAAATCACCATCCCGGCTGCCGGGTTGCCCGCTTCGATCGAGTCAGTGATGAAAATGACTGCCCCATCACCCAGCAGGATATGGGCTCCGCCTTGGTGACGGCTGCTGGCACTGTAAATGCCAGGACGCCAAGTACCTGGTCCGCTACTGCACACGGGGCTATTGGGCGGCAGCACCGTGGTCATTCCGGTGTGGACGCAGTATCCGCTGGACCATTTGAAACCACGTTGATTCTGGTTTCCACCTGTGAAAGTCGCATTGTTTGGATCCCAAAACCGTGGGCGTTCGGGATCAACGTCTTCGGTGCAGAGTGATGGGTTGCCCATCAATCGAGCCAGGTTGCCTTCGTCTACCGACTGGGTCGTGACGTGGCGGTCACCCAAATTGGTATTCATTTCGCCGGCCATGATCGTATTGGATAAACCATCAAGGACATCGCGGAATCGCGTGTAGATGCGAGGGAAAAACATTCCGCGACAAGTGGACTTGGCACGTGTGTGTGCCGTGTTGTTGAACGAGCCATCTTGGTTTCTTCCGCCCGTATTCTGAAACTGCAATGCGTCACCAAGGCAGACGCCATAGTTGACGCGTGACTGCGCGGGCAAACCCTGCCCAGGATCACTGGGGCAACGCAGCATCGGGACTTCGGTCAACCAAGGGTCGTATTGAAATTGAGCATGTTGTGCTAACGAGATATCCGCATTCGGCCCCATCTCGCTGAACTCGTATTGGTTTGCCGCTGATGCAGGTTCGCGAACGCGGAATGGGTTGCTGATTTGATCCCAGAGACCCTGCTGTTCAAAGAACGGACACAGTTGAACTTGGGCACTTAGGTTGTGAAGGTTATTGCCGCCATAAGAACCGCCGATCGGGCGAGCTTCTCTTGATTGTGGGGCGTTGTTGCCGTGAACCCTGGCTGTGCCACCACGATTGGCGGGCAACATCTTGTAGTTTGAGTGGTAGTTGTGAATCGCCAAGCCGATTTGTTTGAAATTATTGCTGCAACTCATTCGCCTCGCTGCTTCGCGAGCGGCTTGAACTGCTGGCAGCAATAGGCCGACGAGGATACCAATAATTGCGATGACGACCAAAAGCTCCACAAGCGTGAAGCCGCGTCGAGAAAGGTTCTTGCGCATCGAGAACACCTCCGAACGAGAAAAAAATAATTCTTCCGTGACGGACAGATTGATATGAATCGATCAGGATGGCTCATTCATCTCCGGCAGCAAACTCATCCTCTTCACTGCCAAAGTCATTTGCGTCGTCGTTGCGTTCTTCAGGGTTCTCGTTCAGATATTGTTCGATTGCACCAAGTTCGGGGCCTTGTGCTTCTTTGGTTTCTTCACAGCCGGTGGTCACAGCTACGGCCATGCAGCCAAGCAAAATTAAAGTTTGACGCTTCATGAGTCCGGTCGGTATGAGATGGGAATGTAGACGGACCGCTGCGATATCCTGACAAATCGTTCGGCAGTAACAGTTCAGGAAGCATTGTTGAACCGGTGGACCGCTATGACTGGGGATATCATTTCGGTGTCGTTCCATCCTCAGGGACGGCGCGAGCAGACACAAGCAATTTTTGGGATGTACTTAAATTTCCCAAGGATTTGTTGCTCGTATGTCAACGTCCTGCACGCATGTGGCGATCATCTGTCAAGCAGATTGCCGTTAAACTCATCGCAAATCTTCTCAACGCAATTCGCTTTCTAAGTTGAAGCAGATACACAAGTCAGGCATCTAAAAAAGTTGCCATGCTTTGTCATCAAATGATTTTTCCAACTCGGGATCGTTCGCTCGAGCAATCAGGTCGTAATAAGCGTAGGGGTATTTGAAAACGTGGCCGATACCGAGCGTTTTATTTCCTCGTCTCTGCCAGTATTCACGATCTTCAGGACGTAGCTTGCTGAACTGGTGATCCTTGATCTTGCGATCGCCTTCTTGTGGTCCTTGTCGGGTGACGGTTACATATTTGCAGAATGCGACTCGGCAATTTTCTGCCCACTCGACGTCTCCCATTGCGGCCATCTCGATCAGCGATTGGCCAAAGGTCAGCATGTGCCCGGCAAAGCCTTGGCCAAAACCGACGAAGCGATCAATCGCATCACTCGCTTCCTTTAATACAAAGCTGGCAGCGGCTGCTTGATCTGAAAATGCGGGAGGATCGATTTCCGGATCAGGGTCGATGTCACGCCAAGGTTTGATCGAACGCAGAAGTTGGCAAACGCCATCGACCCGTTCCTTTGTTGCCAGTTGCGGCATCATGCGAAACGCTTTGATGGCGTGCATTGCAAAGATCGCATCATGTCCGACTTCACGCAACGTTCCACTTCCTTCGGATAATGCTTTGCCGACTTGGTCGCAGGCATCTTCGATACGGTCACCTTCTGGGAATGCATTGCATAGTTTTGAATTTGCCCAGTTGAGTTCGAATAGTTCGTTGATTCGGTTCGCCGTCGCATCGTCGAATTGATTGTCAACGCACATCAAGTGGGCCGAGATCATCGCCGCTCCACGATGGCCGTCGGCAAAGTAATTCATCTGTGGCGATCGGGCGAGCGCGTTAAGACCGAGTTCGACAAGCCGCATTTGCCGTATTTCAGAAGTCTCGGCACGAAGTATGTTCGGTTGATTGATCGCGGTTCCGGCGATGAACGAACCGCTGACTGTGGCGAACTTTCTTCGCGTGAGATTTAGCTTCATCGGAGGACTTACCGGTCGATGAGGATAGCAGGAAGGCAGCGTCGAAAGGTTCAACGCTGGAATTCAGATTGGGCATTCAAATTGATGCATTCGAATTGGGAACGTCACTTTCGATTCTATCTGGATCGGCCGGTTCGGTGTCTGAAAGTCTGGACTGTCCTTGTTCAGGTTGGTCGAAAACGCAACATTCATTTGAAAGGATTCGCCTAGCCCTCCCCGCGATCCTTCAATGCCGACGCAGATTCGTCATGCTGCTCAGCGGCTCGATTGATATCGTTTCTTGGACTCGTGGTCTCAGCTAAACGAGCACTTGGCACGGTCATTGCAATCACTTTCTCGTGAAGTTCTGAGCGGTGAGTTTCGATCCCGCTCGACTGCATTCCACCCAAGCAATAGGCTAATACGATGAATACCAGTACTGATACAACGAATACGAATCCCGAAATTGAAGCACAATTGGACTCGCTGGCTTCGCATTGTTGCGAAGTCATGCGAGGAGAGGCTTCGCTATCGGACGATCGATGTGATCAATTGATGCGATCTTTGATTATGTCGGGATACCAAAGTAAAAGCGGCCGCTCGATTCAGGCAGACTTAGACGCCAAGGTGAAAGACCAGTGCGGTGAGCACGCGATGCACCGCGGCGGCGAGCTTTCTTCCATCACGGCAAAGCTGGAAAGCAAGTTCGCCGAGATGACGCGTTGGGAATCAAAAAATCCCAGTGACGACCAGCAGCAAGCAAAACCCGCGAATGTTAGTTCCGCGACTGATGCGTAACCTTTGTGTTTCCGCGTCCCAGTGCTTCGTTCGATATGAAAGTACGGGTTCGGTTTATCAGCCGACGGGCGTTAGCCCCGGTTATCGCACTGGAACCGTGGCTAACGCCATGCGGCTAATCATAAAATCGCGTTGTTGAGGCAGGAAAAAATTGAAACGCAGAGACACCGAGTTCACAGAGTCGTGTTGGATCTTAGTGACGATCAGCAGCAAGCGAAGCTTGTAAATGTTGGCTTCACGACCGACGAACTAGCGATTGCGACGATGGAAGTAATCTGAAATCCATGTCATTGCGACCGCAGGCCAGAAGAAAAAATCGTGCAAGCGATTTTGTGCTTGGAAGTAAGCTGTAATTTCTAGAACCCTCTGTTCAACTTTGGCTTTCTCACCGGCGTCGTCAGGTTCAGCTAACGAGATCTGCACGACATAGTCAACCACGTCTCGGATCGTCGTCAGGCCATCGATACCCGTGTTGATATAGAACCGGTACCAGTAGATCCCCGCGATCACAAAGATGGCGACGACTGCTGCAGCCGCCTGTTTGCGTTTTGCATCCCGCGACGTGTTCAGGCAGACCGCAACTGGCAGCAACAGAACGGCATAGTAAATCAAATCGTTCAGCCGAAGTCTTGTCAGTAGCGGCCCCGATATCAAAATCGCAACCGCCGTCGCGGCGATCACCAAGTAGTTTGTATCTGCCTTTTGAGCATCGGTAAGCACCATCCGGCCATAGCGGCTGAAGCGAAGCAGGAGATCAAACAGAGGGCTGGCCAGCCAAAGGCTTCCGACAAAGCACATGTAGGCGAGTGCGAGCCACAGACCGATCGTTTGCAGCAGGCCGCCTTCAGGCATTCGGACCATGATTTGAAGGACGACGATGATACCGATGAACGCGATCATCTGAACTTTCGGCGGAAATCTCGACACCCACAAGATGTAGCGAAGGAACTGCCTGTAAATAAAGTTCTTGGCCTTGAGCGATTCAACAATTCCGCTGCGTGCCCATTCGTTGTTGGGGTCTAAGCGTAACGCTTCTTTGAAATGCTCGGCTGCCTCATCTGCTTTGCCAGCATGTAGCTTGGTCCAACCACTGTTGGCATGTGTGGTCGAGTTTTCGGGATTCTTGGCGAGTACAGAGTCGATCGCGATACCGGCTTCGTCGCGTCGCCCTAATTTTGTAAGCGCGATCGCTCGAGTGTTATTGCAGTTCTGATGATCCGGGTCGAACTGCAGCCCCATCTCTGCCGCATCGACAGCGTCTTGCCAACGGTATTGTTGGAGCGCGATGTGGGCTGATAGTCCGTGATAGTTCGGGTCGGTGGGGTCCAGGCGGATTGCCGAATCGATGGCTTTCGCGGCTTCAGCAAACTTGTCTCGGTGGTACAGAACCGATGCGAGCGCGTAATAGGAATTTGGATTGTCAGGTGCGAGCGCGATGCTGCGTTCAGCCAGTTCGTTTGCTTCGCGATAGGATTCTTGGCTGCACTTGACCAGCGAAAGCATGATGTAGGCATCACCACGATTGGGTTCCAGCCCGATTGCTTTCCGAAGCGTTTCGTCGGCCAAGTCGTATCGATTTTGCGTCAGCAATAATTGCGCACGATTGATCAGGGAGTCGTACTGTTCCATTGCTATGTCCCTATCGCAGCTTCAGGTAATCCAAAATGTCGTCGTACGCACCGCCTTGGTTGGAGAATAAGGCATAGTTTTTGGCGGTGGAGAACCATTCGGCTGTCGATGGCTTCACTTTAGACATCGCTTGCTGTAGATCCTTGGTTGTTAGTGGTTGGGGGATACCTGCTTTCATGGCTTCGGTCAATTTGGCCTCGATCGCCACGTCGATGACGGCTTTCAGATCGGCGCCGCTGAAGCCTTCTGCTTTCTTCGCCAACGAATCATAGGAGACTTTATCAATAGGCTTGCCGCTTAGCATGATCTCGATGATCGCCGAGCGCGCGGTCCGATCCGGAGGCGGCACGAATAGCACTCGGTCGAATCGTCCCGGGCGCCGGAACGCGGAATCTAAATGCCAAGGCGCGTTTGTCGCAGCCAGAATTAAAACGCCCTCGTTGGATGAGTTCACCCCATCAAGCTCGGACAGAAACTGATTGATCAAGTGTCGGCTGCCACTGGTTTTCATGTCCGTTCGTGAAGCACCTAACGCATCGACTTCATCGAAGAAAAGTACGCAAGGGGCGTTCCTGCGGGCTTGGTCGAACAACGCATGAAGTTGCTTTTCACTGTTGCCGATCCACATGTCCAAGATTTGATGGATGCCGACAGATAGAAATTTAGCGTTGACCTGTCCGGCAGTTGCTCGGGCGAGATGCGTTTTGCCACATCCGGGCGGGCCGTACATCAGGATTCCGCCACCGATCGATTTTCCGTAAGCCTTGTAGATCTCCGGATGCGTTAGCGGATGAATGATCTTCATCCGTATTTCTTCTTTGATCGATTCCATACCGCCAACGTTATCAAACGAAACGTCTGGCCGTTCAAGTTCGAAACTTGATTGTGTCGAGGCCTGCTGGTCACCGGCGGGTTCTGCCTGCCGCCAAGGTTTTGATGCGGGATCAGGGGAGCCCCAGTCTGGCGAAGGGAAAACGCCGAGTTCTTCGCTCAGCGCTTCGTCGGCAAGCTCGGGATCCTCGTCGATCGCTGTTCGATAGGCATTCGCTGCCTGTCGACTATCACCACTGCGAGCTAATAGTTTCGCTTGCAGTAGCATCGATTCGGCATATTGCTTTTCCTTCTTGCCGATCGTTTCGAGCAGCACGATCGCCTCATTGTCTTTCTTTTGCAGATAGAAGACGTTTGCGAGGGCGAGCTTCAGGTCGTTGTCGTTCGGCTGCTTGGCCATCCCTGTCCGTAGGATCGTTTCGGCGTCATCGTACTGACGCAACCCGGCAAGGATTTCAGATAGATGCAATCGCAGTGGCACGTTCTCCGGCGAAACTTCCAAAGCTAATCGTAAGCTCTCGATCGTCTTTTGGTCACTCATCTTCACTTGCTCTCAGGGAAAGGATCGCAAGAGTATACAGGCAATCTATCGATCGCTTCCATGAGGTAACCAATGCCGATATCCCGTTTCAGCGAGCGACACAATGGCAAAAAAAATACCCCGACGATTCGCCGGGGTACTTTGGCAGTTCAAGTGCGAACGTCATCGTCGACGTTGACTTGTTGTGGTCATGTGACAGAGTATCAGCAAGGATTACTGATCAAAGCCAAGCGACTCACTAACAGATTTGGTTGCGTTTTCGACTGAGTTTCCAGCCTTCTTTGCCGCATCCGAAGCCTTGTTTACAGCTTTATCGGTGGTGTTGCGAACCGTTTCTGTAGTCGACTTTGCAGTCTCCTCAACAGTATCGGCAGCTTCATTCGCCGTTTCACTCGCTTCATTGGCAGCGTTCGATGCGGTTGCAGTGACATCTTCGGCGGTTTCCTGCGCTTCGTTGCTGACAGCATCGGTGGTTTGTTCCGCAGCAGTCATCGCGTTTTCAGCACCGGCATCAATGTCGCGTCGCAAGGTATCGATGTTCGTACGCAGACGGTTTAGCTCTTGCTCAAGTTGATTCACCCGAGTGCTAAGTGCAGCCTGACTGTGCATTTGGCCGCTGCCGTTCCAGTTTTCACCTTCGCTGCTGACCTTCGCGCCAAGCGACGCTTGCAGTTCTTGCTCACGTCCATCGCGTTTGACGACGAACGTCATTTGCGAGTTGGCATCGGCGTCAGCGATACGCTGGCCAAGTGCCGTTGGCGATTCAATCTTCTGCCCATTGGCGGTGATAATCATGTCGCCCGTTCGCAAGCCTGCTCGCTCGGCGGCACTGCCTTGCGAAACGCTAGTGACACGTACGCCCTGATCGGTTTCTTCGATCGAGGCACCTAGGCGGCCACGCTGCTGGCTTTGGTAGGCAACGTTACCATTGGTCGAATAGTTGTTCTGGTGACCGTAGTATTGTGCATGTCCGCTAGTACGATTGTCGTACTGCTGACTGCTCGAGTGCATTGGTGCATTGGTGTAGACAGCTTGGCCGTTGCTATTCAGGTAGAACCAGCGACCGTCGTTGCCTTGATACATCGAACGACTTTGGCCATTCACGTACGCTTGATTGGTAGCACGAATCGATCCATCCGCTTGGATACCGCCGTTCGTGTATGCACGCTGCTCGACTGAGCGAGCTGTTTCATTGATGCCGTCGCGAACGGCTTGATTTAAGTTGCTGCCATTGAGGACGCTGCCGGTCGCTCGACGGATTCCGTTTTCGACGGGAGTTCCGTTTGTGATTGGATTGCCAGGACTCAGTCGATCTTGGACCGCGTTGGAAATCGCACCACCAATATTTTGTGCTTGAACGGCGGGGGCCAAAAGGGCAACACTCGCACCGACTGCAGCCAGTTTACTTCGCAATTTCATCTTAATCTCCTTTAGATTTGTGGGGGAATCACTGTCCCTTGGAGCAGAATGCTCTGCCTGATTAGGCTTTTCTGCCTGTCCGCGTATAAGTCGATTCGCGGCGGCCGTGTCTGGTTGACTTATTCGGTCAACAAGACTGGGACGTGGCTTTGGAACAGTCGCAAATGCAGTTCCAAAACCAGCGAAGTGGTGGCATGATTTTTTTGACTTCGATAACACCGAAGTTGAATTGAATCGGTAAAAAACGTCTCCGAACGCGTTGTCTCGGTGTTCTCGATTGACAATTATTTTCTGCCAATCGATGATTCACGGCGAGAGTTCCATCAAATCGAGTGATCGGCATGAGAGCGTATTTAGTCATTCTGTTCGTCTTTAGTTCAGCCACTGTAGGGCGATCGGCCGATCCGGAAGAATTGTTGCGCGATGGTATCGACAACTACCAACGCGCTTTAGAAACGACCGAACGCGGTTTGCGTACGGAGCGTTTTGAGAGGGCTGAACGCTACTTCGCAAAAGCAATCGATTCGATCGCGCCGCCTGTGAAGGCAGATCTCTATGTCAACCTTGGCAATGCGGCTTTGGGAGCCGATCATCTTGCCGGTGCGGTGTTGGCATATCGGCGTGCGTTGCGAGTGGATCCTTCGAACGAAAAGGCACGTCAAAACCTTGTGCACGCACGTTCGATCTTGCCCGGTTGGGTGCCGGTGCCCGAAGATGAAATGCT
The Stieleria sp. JC731 genome window above contains:
- a CDS encoding PDZ domain-containing protein, whose protein sequence is MKLRSKLAAVGASVALLAPAVQAQNIGGAISNAVQDRLSPGNPITNGTPVENGIRRATGSVLNGSNLNQAVRDGINETARSVEQRAYTNGGIQADGSIRATNQAYVNGQSRSMYQGNDGRWFYLNSNGQAVYTNAPMHSSSQQYDNRTSGHAQYYGHQNNYSTNGNVAYQSQQRGRLGASIEETDQGVRVTSVSQGSAAERAGLRTGDMIITANGQKIESPTALGQRIADADANSQMTFVVKRDGREQELQASLGAKVSSEGENWNGSGQMHSQAALSTRVNQLEQELNRLRTNIDTLRRDIDAGAENAMTAAEQTTDAVSNEAQETAEDVTATASNAANEASETANEAADTVEETAKSTTETVRNTTDKAVNKASDAAKKAGNSVENATKSVSESLGFDQ